One genomic segment of Candidatus Hydrogenedentota bacterium includes these proteins:
- a CDS encoding bile acid:sodium symporter family protein, translating into MMLWVVLAGIIGFCYPPMLVFLKPHMEWLFAATMLGIGAAMNAEDFLPLIRKPHLVLFGTLAQFVIMPVLGFLIAMALRLPPELALGLILVGATPGAMASNVISYLAKTDVAYSVALTSTSTLLAPLLTPAITFALGSAYIPVPFWPMFKSIVIMVILPLLAGLALKRLFRQRIERIKPVFPAISSLFIALICGLVVALNADCLAKISVLIFAAVFLHNALGLMLGYGAGILYRFDLKRRRTLAFEVGMQNAGLGAVLALKHFSPQAALPNALFATWCIVTASILAEYWSRKTSKNDPDTLSL; encoded by the coding sequence ATGATGCTGTGGGTGGTCCTGGCCGGGATTATCGGGTTCTGTTACCCGCCGATGCTGGTTTTTCTGAAGCCGCACATGGAGTGGCTGTTCGCCGCCACGATGCTCGGCATCGGCGCGGCGATGAATGCGGAAGATTTTCTCCCCTTGATCCGGAAACCGCATCTGGTCCTGTTCGGCACGCTGGCGCAATTCGTCATCATGCCGGTATTGGGTTTCCTGATCGCCATGGCGCTGCGCCTGCCGCCGGAACTCGCGCTGGGGCTGATCCTCGTGGGCGCCACGCCCGGCGCCATGGCGTCCAACGTCATTTCCTACCTTGCGAAGACCGATGTGGCCTATTCCGTGGCGCTGACCAGCACGTCCACGCTTCTTGCCCCCCTGCTGACCCCGGCGATCACCTTCGCGCTGGGAAGCGCCTATATCCCTGTTCCGTTCTGGCCCATGTTCAAAAGCATCGTGATCATGGTAATCCTGCCGCTGCTGGCCGGGCTTGCGCTGAAACGGCTTTTCCGGCAACGAATCGAGCGAATCAAGCCTGTGTTCCCCGCGATTTCGAGCCTGTTTATCGCCCTCATCTGCGGGCTGGTTGTCGCGCTGAACGCGGATTGCCTGGCCAAGATCAGCGTGCTGATTTTCGCCGCGGTATTCCTGCACAACGCCCTCGGCTTGATGCTGGGCTACGGCGCGGGCATCCTCTATCGCTTCGACCTCAAGCGCCGCCGGACGCTCGCCTTCGAGGTCGGCATGCAAAATGCCGGACTCGGCGCCGTGCTGGCTCTGAAACATTTCAGCCCGCAAGCGGCCCTGCCCAACGCACTGTTCGCCACGTGGTGCATCGTCACCGCGTCCATCCTCGCGGAATATTGGAGCCGCAAGACATCGAAAAACGATCCGGATACCCTTTCTTTGTGA
- a CDS encoding dihydrodipicolinate synthase family protein: MVPMPPPSILQRIREGQVIPAHPLALTASRKLDERRQRAITRYYCAAGAGGVAVGVHTTQFAIRDPRHGLLEPVLELARDTVREQKRPIVLVGGVCGKTAQAVQEAERLADLGYHLALVSLGAMREEPVEALVAHCKAVAEAMPLMGFYLQPAVGGRLLPATFWRAFANIENVVAIKIAPFNRYQTLDVVRGVVEAGRAGDISLYTGNDDNILVDLLTPYRIGNVRLRIVGGLLGHWAFWTRKAVELLEECRRAVHSMDGVPHELLTRAVEITDCNAAAFDTANGFAGCIAGIHEILVRQGLMAGRWTLDPAEDLSPGQAEEIDRVHRAYPWLNDDAFVAAHREEWLR; this comes from the coding sequence ATGGTCCCCATGCCGCCACCGTCCATCCTGCAACGAATCCGCGAGGGACAGGTTATCCCCGCCCACCCGCTGGCCTTGACCGCCAGCCGCAAACTCGACGAGCGACGGCAACGCGCGATCACGCGTTACTATTGCGCGGCAGGCGCGGGGGGCGTGGCCGTCGGTGTGCACACGACGCAATTCGCCATTCGGGATCCGCGCCACGGCTTGCTCGAACCGGTCCTCGAACTGGCGCGCGATACCGTACGCGAACAGAAACGTCCAATCGTGCTTGTCGGCGGCGTGTGCGGCAAAACGGCCCAGGCCGTGCAGGAGGCCGAACGCCTGGCGGATCTGGGCTATCATCTGGCGCTGGTGAGTCTGGGCGCGATGCGCGAAGAACCGGTGGAGGCGCTGGTGGCGCATTGCAAGGCCGTGGCCGAAGCGATGCCCCTCATGGGTTTTTACCTTCAACCGGCGGTGGGGGGACGTCTCCTGCCCGCCACATTCTGGCGGGCATTCGCAAACATCGAAAATGTCGTGGCCATCAAAATCGCGCCGTTCAACCGTTATCAGACCCTCGACGTTGTCCGGGGTGTTGTCGAGGCGGGACGCGCAGGCGACATCAGCCTCTACACGGGCAACGACGACAATATTCTCGTGGATTTGCTGACCCCGTACCGCATCGGAAATGTCCGGTTGCGGATCGTGGGCGGCCTGTTGGGCCATTGGGCGTTCTGGACACGCAAAGCCGTTGAATTGCTGGAGGAATGCCGGCGGGCCGTCCACTCCATGGACGGGGTTCCGCATGAACTGCTCACGCGTGCGGTCGAGATTACGGATTGCAACGCCGCGGCTTTTGACACGGCGAACGGTTTCGCGGGTTGTATCGCGGGAATTCACGAAATCCTTGTACGCCAGGGTCTGATGGCGGGGCGGTGGACACTGGATCCGGCGGAGGATCTCTCGCCGGGCCAAGCCGAAGAAATTGATCGGGTCCATCGCGCGTATCCATGGCTGAACGACGACGCGTTCGTAGCAGCCCATCGGGAAGAATGGCTGCGTTGA
- a CDS encoding DUF1559 domain-containing protein produces the protein MKKHGFTLIELLVVIAIIGILAAILLPALARARESARRASCENNLKQLGIVFKMYANEAPGHKFPPMACVLSYPFENTQEMYTSYNECGYSNPHRPPSADGSADFTMSGRAVYPEYLTDINILICPSDAEGANARRNWIVNGKTDPCALNGESYFYFDWALTGRPGEDYLRPGVDPNDPRIHAGMSEQSGIYDMGFVGIFNDLQEEQAAVAPVGSRNVYDQDIKYKNEQDRIVTLYQIREGVERFLVTDVNNPAAAALAQSGIPIMFDHVNTNIRQFNHVPGGTNVLFFDGHCEFLRYPGDFPVTRAFAVATTVF, from the coding sequence ATGAAAAAACATGGATTTACCCTCATTGAATTATTGGTCGTTATAGCCATCATCGGCATACTGGCCGCCATTCTTCTGCCCGCGCTGGCCCGCGCACGCGAGTCCGCGCGGCGCGCCAGTTGCGAAAACAATCTCAAACAACTCGGCATTGTTTTCAAGATGTATGCCAACGAGGCGCCCGGTCATAAGTTTCCGCCGATGGCGTGCGTGTTGTCCTATCCATTCGAAAACACGCAGGAAATGTACACGTCGTACAACGAATGCGGATACTCCAATCCCCATCGTCCGCCCAGCGCGGACGGCTCCGCGGATTTCACGATGTCCGGCAGGGCGGTCTATCCTGAATATCTGACGGACATCAACATCCTCATTTGTCCCTCGGACGCGGAAGGCGCCAATGCCCGCAGAAACTGGATCGTCAACGGCAAAACGGACCCGTGTGCTTTGAACGGCGAATCGTATTTTTATTTCGATTGGGCGCTGACGGGCCGCCCGGGCGAGGATTATCTGCGGCCGGGAGTGGATCCAAACGATCCCCGAATCCATGCCGGCATGTCCGAGCAGTCCGGAATCTACGACATGGGTTTCGTCGGCATATTCAACGATCTGCAGGAAGAACAGGCCGCCGTGGCGCCCGTGGGATCGCGAAACGTCTACGACCAAGACATCAAGTACAAAAACGAACAGGATCGAATCGTCACGCTCTACCAGATACGGGAAGGCGTCGAACGGTTTCTCGTCACGGACGTCAACAACCCCGCGGCCGCCGCGCTCGCGCAAAGCGGCATTCCGATCATGTTCGACCATGTGAACACGAACATCCGGCAGTTCAACCATGTACCGGGCGGCACCAATGTGCTGTTT
- a CDS encoding cytochrome b/b6 domain-containing protein — protein sequence MAVNVSFAVDDAENPDRYIGRDLAREGRASRAKVDPLLPMACPPFYLRDGYGQIIDANVKPDVTRPVSTKQTCGECHDYARITQGYHFQAGKDELYPENRPGEPAPLSKGPGCYGKWLPFYQRELAPKRLDHPNDADMTSYQWVAECGVCHPGGGPAEYDRGFRRYDETMGSDPGLAATLDGDYFQARWNESGVVEADCFICHLDGYDYSIRAQQLKKLNFRWAATAAAGFGTVEGAVKDNQIPKLAYRKEWFGPDGKVKLAIRRPTDRACQFCHEISGIEKRGTGWHSHYTPDVHSERGIQCTDCHPGDIRHHFAKGRSLNLTVRDDLDGTAPTCRECHDTRRMGATPCVHRGMPPLHFEKLSCEACHITKRPFLSARTIDTLTGKAVLLPNTMDAFGPESFAFGAWWGKAAAQQPDAELVPFTPDEIALAAAQSMDADPVFRIFEQENGAASEEARAAMLKALAKTPGLVKPYIPLCVFRGTAYAMNGNRLAELPVKLEPKRVGSLAEYPVVCIKAEETRPIEPAGYQIACYWLAIENGVVRPLRLAEMKAAFDFLKNAAPVRVEDGKRQPLAVYDDNNDRWPEANTEAEIGLVGWAIGQTQTRFKAPALIYVKGTTAYSVAIENGKRLDTEPTDGAYLILQAGKDTSYPETTFTATVSRSRDIAVRPFRERLYWNIAHGVEPVTEALGAKGCADCHSENTPFFQGRLLSDGFTQDGGVIDLPAHRGMRITSLAVVIGAWREQVIKPASPWIVIGALGIILIHFVLFGTHQRAGGYGGPEIPRFRIHERIAHFVAMVSITVLAVTGFCFLLGRHDPLGPWARSVHTWIGYAGVAGAAFILLSWIWFMFPGRGDWRWLRGAGGYFGGNKPLPAGKFNAGQKLLFWFDMFLMAVLSFSGILMAHPNLQADDAQSIIYTMHDIAALFMTLAIIAHVYLAAAVNPHSLRGLFGGRVSLAWAQEHHGLWKNVPDKLAPGNPK from the coding sequence ATGGCTGTAAATGTCTCGTTCGCAGTGGATGATGCCGAGAATCCGGATCGGTACATCGGCCGGGACTTGGCGAGGGAGGGCCGGGCGTCGCGCGCGAAAGTGGACCCCTTGTTGCCCATGGCGTGTCCGCCTTTTTATCTACGCGACGGATACGGCCAAATCATTGACGCGAATGTCAAACCGGACGTGACGCGCCCCGTCAGCACGAAACAGACCTGTGGGGAATGCCACGATTACGCGCGCATTACGCAGGGCTATCATTTCCAGGCAGGCAAGGACGAGTTGTATCCCGAAAACAGGCCGGGCGAACCGGCGCCGCTCAGCAAGGGACCGGGCTGTTACGGAAAGTGGCTGCCGTTTTACCAGCGCGAACTGGCGCCCAAGCGCCTCGACCATCCAAACGACGCGGATATGACATCCTACCAGTGGGTCGCGGAATGCGGCGTCTGCCATCCGGGCGGCGGTCCCGCGGAGTACGATCGCGGATTCCGGCGTTACGACGAAACCATGGGAAGCGATCCCGGTCTTGCCGCAACGCTGGACGGCGATTATTTTCAGGCGCGGTGGAACGAATCCGGCGTCGTCGAAGCCGACTGCTTCATTTGCCACCTCGACGGCTACGACTACTCGATTCGCGCGCAGCAATTGAAAAAACTCAATTTCCGGTGGGCCGCCACCGCCGCCGCCGGATTCGGAACCGTCGAGGGAGCCGTCAAGGACAATCAAATTCCGAAACTCGCCTACCGCAAGGAATGGTTCGGTCCCGACGGCAAGGTCAAACTGGCCATACGGCGTCCGACGGATCGCGCCTGCCAGTTCTGTCATGAAATATCCGGCATCGAGAAACGCGGGACGGGCTGGCATTCGCATTACACCCCGGACGTCCACTCGGAACGCGGCATCCAATGCACGGATTGCCATCCGGGCGACATTCGCCACCATTTCGCCAAGGGACGTTCGCTGAATCTCACCGTGCGCGACGATCTTGACGGGACCGCGCCGACCTGTCGCGAATGTCACGACACGCGGCGCATGGGCGCGACGCCATGCGTCCACCGCGGAATGCCGCCTCTGCACTTCGAAAAACTTTCCTGCGAGGCGTGCCACATCACAAAACGGCCGTTCCTGTCCGCACGCACAATAGACACGTTGACGGGCAAGGCCGTCCTGTTGCCAAACACGATGGATGCGTTCGGGCCGGAAAGTTTTGCCTTCGGCGCGTGGTGGGGCAAAGCCGCCGCGCAGCAGCCCGACGCGGAACTCGTTCCGTTTACGCCGGACGAGATTGCCCTTGCCGCCGCGCAATCCATGGACGCCGATCCGGTGTTCCGGATTTTCGAGCAGGAGAACGGCGCCGCTTCGGAAGAAGCGCGGGCCGCCATGCTGAAAGCGCTGGCGAAAACGCCCGGACTCGTGAAACCGTACATTCCCCTATGCGTGTTTCGCGGCACGGCGTATGCCATGAACGGAAACCGGCTGGCCGAACTTCCCGTCAAACTGGAGCCGAAACGCGTGGGATCCCTTGCGGAGTACCCCGTCGTCTGCATAAAAGCAGAAGAAACACGTCCAATCGAACCCGCAGGCTATCAAATCGCATGTTACTGGCTCGCCATCGAGAACGGCGTGGTCCGCCCGCTTCGGCTGGCCGAGATGAAAGCCGCGTTCGATTTTCTGAAGAACGCTGCGCCCGTGCGCGTGGAAGACGGCAAGCGGCAGCCGCTGGCGGTGTACGACGACAACAACGATCGTTGGCCCGAAGCCAACACCGAGGCCGAAATTGGTCTCGTCGGATGGGCCATCGGACAAACTCAGACGCGATTCAAAGCGCCCGCGCTGATTTATGTAAAAGGGACCACCGCTTATTCCGTTGCCATCGAAAACGGAAAACGTCTTGACACGGAACCCACCGACGGCGCCTACCTCATCCTACAAGCCGGTAAAGACACGTCATATCCCGAAACGACATTTACCGCTACAGTCAGTCGCAGCCGCGATATCGCCGTTCGTCCGTTTCGCGAACGCCTGTATTGGAACATCGCGCACGGCGTCGAACCCGTGACGGAAGCGCTGGGCGCGAAAGGCTGCGCCGACTGCCACTCGGAGAATACGCCCTTTTTCCAGGGCCGGCTGCTGTCCGATGGTTTTACCCAGGACGGCGGTGTGATCGACTTGCCCGCCCACCGCGGCATGCGCATCACATCGCTGGCGGTGGTCATCGGCGCGTGGCGCGAACAAGTCATCAAACCGGCCAGCCCGTGGATTGTGATCGGCGCGCTGGGAATCATCCTGATCCACTTCGTCCTCTTTGGGACGCATCAACGGGCGGGCGGCTACGGCGGTCCGGAGATCCCGCGTTTCCGCATCCACGAACGAATCGCCCACTTCGTTGCGATGGTTTCGATCACCGTCCTCGCCGTCACCGGTTTCTGCTTTTTGCTGGGCCGACACGACCCACTCGGTCCATGGGCCCGATCCGTCCATACATGGATCGGCTACGCCGGCGTCGCCGGCGCCGCGTTCATCCTGCTCTCGTGGATATGGTTCATGTTTCCCGGACGCGGCGACTGGCGCTGGCTGCGCGGGGCCGGCGGCTACTTCGGCGGCAACAAGCCGTTGCCCGCCGGCAAATTCAACGCCGGTCAAAAACTGTTGTTCTGGTTTGACATGTTCCTTATGGCCGTGCTGTCTTTCAGCGGCATTCTCATGGCGCATCCGAACCTTCAGGCCGACGACGCACAATCCATTATTTACACCATGCACGATATTGCCGCGTTGTTCATGACCCTTGCGATTATAGCCCACGTCTACCTCGCCGCCGCCGTCAATCCGCACAGCCTCCGGGGCCTCTTCGGCGGACGGGTCAGCCTGGCGTGGGCGCAAGAGCATCACGGCCTCTGGAAAAACGTTCCCGATAAACTCGCCCCCGGCAATCCAAAATAA
- a CDS encoding Gfo/Idh/MocA family oxidoreductase has translation MIHSISRRGFMQATGAAGGIMVATGFSPLSYAQNETVAVAAIGTGGQGSFHLRDGLARAHNIRVVAVCDVYRPHLEGGWQNAGGGDVRKYTDYRAMLDKEKTLDAVIISTPLHTHYPITMDCLDAGKFCFTEKTLCQTIDQCRNLVIKARDAGRFVQVGHQRRYNPVYNKAVHLAWNEGVLGRINHIDCQWHRNNDWRRPVDPDYVLSDEEKKWIPDLERHLNWRLYNASSGGLMTELATHQIDVANWFLDAMPSRVYGRGGIDYWRDGREVYDNVNLTYEYEIRETSRGFRKLEPRNKYQNIEELNKPYKVRVMYSSICANAKKGCSEQILGDNGAFEMTEAGSLFYPEASSPVPWAQKGRKDTSQENATVITSGGTLTLSNKARKDAKPVLVDTDKSVDQLQFEAFANDIINGGTPKANIMVGLKSAICGIAGLQAMREEREIVFDPAWWTFDFETPDSNRVSL, from the coding sequence ATGATCCACAGCATTTCAAGGCGCGGGTTCATGCAAGCCACCGGCGCCGCGGGTGGCATCATGGTGGCGACGGGCTTTTCGCCGCTGAGTTACGCGCAGAACGAAACGGTCGCCGTGGCCGCCATCGGCACCGGCGGGCAGGGATCTTTTCATCTGCGCGACGGCCTTGCCCGCGCCCACAACATCCGGGTCGTGGCGGTGTGCGACGTGTACCGGCCCCATCTGGAGGGCGGCTGGCAGAACGCCGGCGGCGGCGACGTCAGAAAGTATACGGACTATCGCGCGATGCTCGACAAGGAGAAGACGCTTGACGCGGTAATCATCTCCACGCCGCTTCACACCCACTACCCCATCACGATGGATTGTCTCGACGCGGGCAAGTTCTGTTTTACGGAGAAGACGCTTTGCCAAACGATCGATCAATGCCGGAATCTGGTCATAAAAGCACGCGACGCGGGGCGTTTCGTACAGGTCGGCCATCAGCGACGCTACAATCCCGTCTATAACAAGGCGGTCCATCTCGCATGGAACGAGGGCGTCCTCGGCCGGATCAACCACATTGATTGTCAATGGCACCGCAACAACGACTGGCGAAGGCCGGTTGATCCCGATTACGTGTTGAGCGATGAGGAGAAAAAGTGGATACCCGATCTGGAACGCCATCTGAACTGGCGGCTCTACAACGCCAGTTCGGGCGGTCTCATGACCGAACTCGCGACACATCAGATCGATGTCGCGAACTGGTTCCTCGACGCGATGCCCTCGCGGGTTTACGGGCGCGGCGGCATAGACTATTGGCGCGACGGACGCGAGGTGTACGACAATGTCAACCTGACGTATGAATATGAAATTAGGGAAACCAGCCGCGGTTTCCGCAAACTCGAACCACGCAACAAGTACCAGAACATCGAAGAATTGAACAAACCGTACAAGGTCCGGGTCATGTATTCGAGCATCTGCGCGAATGCCAAAAAGGGCTGTTCGGAGCAGATTCTCGGCGACAACGGCGCATTCGAGATGACGGAAGCCGGAAGCCTGTTTTATCCGGAAGCGTCGTCGCCCGTCCCATGGGCACAAAAGGGACGCAAGGACACCTCGCAGGAAAATGCCACCGTCATCACATCGGGCGGCACGCTCACCCTGAGCAACAAGGCGCGCAAGGACGCAAAACCGGTGCTGGTGGACACCGACAAATCGGTGGATCAGTTGCAATTCGAGGCGTTCGCAAACGATATCATCAATGGCGGCACGCCGAAGGCCAACATCATGGTCGGACTGAAAAGCGCAATTTGCGGGATCGCGGGACTCCAGGCCATGCGCGAGGAACGCGAGATTGTGTTCGATCCGGCATGGTGGACTTTCGATTTTGAAACGCCCGATAGCAATAGGGTAAGTCTCTGA
- a CDS encoding epimerase, with the protein MAHGDGISNQEELEDRLSRPPAGLVESFRLLEGDILILGAGGKMGPSLARMAARAREASGVPRKITAVSSFSTPGLRERIESSGVETIRKDLLEAGAFAALPEAENVMYMVGRKFGSTGAEWQTWATNVYVAGLAGHRFKDSRVVAFSSGNVYPFVPAGGKGATETTPPGPVGEYAITCLGRERMFDYCAREWGGRVLHLRLNYAVELRYGVIVDVALNVWNDIPVDVTMGYFNCVWQSYANAVALQCFALADSPARILNVTGPETISVRQLALRLGEYMGKTPVFIGQEAPDALLSDASECHRIFGLPEVDLERLIAWTADWVMRGGSLLHKPTHFSIRDGRF; encoded by the coding sequence ATGGCGCACGGCGATGGCATAAGCAATCAGGAAGAACTGGAAGACCGCCTTTCCCGCCCGCCGGCTGGACTGGTGGAATCATTTCGGTTGCTGGAGGGCGACATTCTGATTCTGGGCGCCGGGGGCAAAATGGGGCCGTCGCTGGCGCGGATGGCGGCAAGAGCGCGCGAGGCCTCCGGCGTGCCGCGCAAAATTACGGCGGTGTCTTCGTTTTCCACGCCAGGCTTGCGCGAACGGATCGAATCCTCGGGCGTTGAAACCATTCGCAAGGATCTGCTCGAGGCAGGCGCGTTTGCGGCATTGCCCGAAGCGGAAAACGTGATGTATATGGTCGGGCGAAAATTCGGTTCGACCGGCGCCGAATGGCAGACGTGGGCAACGAATGTTTACGTGGCCGGCCTGGCCGGACACCGTTTCAAGGACTCGCGCGTGGTCGCATTCTCGTCGGGAAATGTCTATCCCTTCGTGCCGGCTGGCGGCAAAGGCGCAACTGAAACGACGCCGCCGGGTCCGGTAGGAGAATACGCCATCACCTGTCTCGGCCGCGAGCGGATGTTCGACTACTGCGCGCGCGAATGGGGCGGCCGCGTGCTTCATCTTCGGTTGAATTACGCCGTGGAATTGCGCTATGGCGTCATTGTGGACGTGGCATTGAACGTATGGAACGACATCCCCGTGGACGTGACAATGGGGTATTTCAATTGCGTCTGGCAAAGCTACGCGAACGCGGTGGCCCTGCAATGTTTCGCGTTGGCCGACTCGCCCGCGCGGATTCTGAACGTAACGGGACCTGAAACTATTTCGGTCCGGCAACTTGCCCTTCGTCTGGGTGAATACATGGGGAAAACACCGGTTTTCATCGGGCAAGAAGCCCCCGATGCGCTGCTCAGCGACGCTTCGGAATGCCACCGGATCTTCGGACTGCCGGAAGTGGATCTCGAACGGTTGATCGCATGGACCGCCGATTGGGTAATGCGCGGCGGTTCCCTGTTGCACAAGCCCACGCATTTTTCAATTCGCGATGGGAGGTTTTGA
- a CDS encoding FAD:protein FMN transferase — protein sequence MKRFAFYCIWCIWVLCCGSGALYADPRKETFTHAAMGTIFEFTLYARPGDDGTDDIRRIAEEAFDIVDDLDNRISVWKADSQISYVNRHAAEEPVKAAPDIIDLLLYCRKVNRESGGAFDITVGPLVKCWGFYKSEGILPTGDVLRDALAYVGMDKVNVDSSARTIKFAKPGVLLDFGGVGKGLALDRAARAMRAHGVKAAVLNAGTSSILAIGAPPGLQGWRVQIYDPYRPGHCLDEVTLCDASLSTSGNYEKFFEIGGKKYCHIFDPRTGKPVEGMLSASAIADTATETDALSTSFFVMGEAGVRAYCDAHKGIRAIMAPIPENGKPMPVRIGFETRP from the coding sequence GTGAAAAGATTCGCATTCTATTGCATCTGGTGCATCTGGGTTCTTTGCTGTGGTTCTGGCGCATTGTATGCCGATCCCCGGAAGGAAACGTTTACGCATGCGGCGATGGGCACGATCTTCGAGTTCACACTGTATGCGCGGCCCGGCGATGACGGCACAGACGATATACGGCGCATTGCGGAAGAGGCCTTCGACATCGTGGACGACCTGGACAACCGGATTAGCGTCTGGAAGGCCGACAGCCAAATCTCCTACGTCAACCGGCACGCCGCCGAAGAACCTGTCAAGGCGGCGCCTGATATTATCGATCTGCTCCTCTATTGCCGGAAGGTGAACCGGGAATCCGGCGGGGCGTTCGATATCACCGTCGGGCCGCTTGTCAAGTGTTGGGGATTCTACAAAAGCGAGGGCATCCTGCCTACGGGCGATGTTCTCCGCGACGCGCTCGCATACGTCGGCATGGACAAAGTAAACGTGGATTCCTCCGCTCGGACGATAAAGTTTGCCAAGCCGGGCGTCTTGCTCGATTTCGGGGGTGTCGGCAAGGGACTTGCCCTTGACCGCGCGGCCCGCGCCATGCGCGCCCACGGCGTAAAGGCCGCTGTGTTGAATGCCGGAACCAGTTCGATCCTTGCGATAGGCGCGCCGCCCGGTCTGCAGGGATGGAGAGTCCAAATTTACGATCCTTACAGACCCGGCCATTGCCTGGATGAGGTCACTCTTTGCGATGCATCATTGTCCACGTCCGGCAATTACGAGAAGTTCTTCGAGATCGGCGGGAAAAAGTACTGCCACATCTTCGATCCGCGCACGGGCAAGCCGGTGGAGGGCATGCTGAGCGCCAGCGCAATCGCCGACACGGCCACGGAAACCGACGCATTGAGTACGTCCTTTTTCGTAATGGGCGAAGCCGGCGTCCGCGCCTATTGCGATGCGCACAAGGGCATCCGGGCGATCATGGCGCCTATACCGGAGAACGGAAAGCCCATGCCCGTTCGGATTGGATTTGAAACGAGGCCGTGA
- the rfbD gene encoding dTDP-4-dehydrorhamnose reductase, translating into MRTIIFGCKGQLGRDLMGVFGAKGAAIGLDLPELDIANRYAVLSAMRHGAPDLVINAAAYTDVEAAESHPEAAFRANDTGARIVAEAAAMQGVPVVYISTDYVFDGGKKTPYVPGDSPRPLNVYGKSKEAGERATRAATSKHFIVRTAWMYGPGGNHFVEKIRRAAAEKPQLRVVEDEIGSPTSTHDLALALLALCRTQAYGVYHAVNAGACSRCEMAREIVRLAKLKTKIIPCSSAEYPTVAQRPRYSVLDSSALERQIGRKMRPWQVALKDYLAKVD; encoded by the coding sequence GTGCGCACAATCATTTTCGGTTGCAAAGGCCAATTGGGCCGTGATCTCATGGGCGTGTTCGGCGCGAAAGGGGCAGCCATCGGGCTCGACCTGCCTGAACTGGATATCGCCAACCGGTATGCCGTGCTTTCCGCGATGCGGCATGGCGCGCCGGACCTCGTGATCAACGCGGCGGCCTATACCGATGTGGAGGCCGCCGAAAGCCACCCGGAAGCCGCGTTCCGCGCCAACGACACGGGCGCGCGAATCGTCGCCGAAGCGGCGGCCATGCAAGGCGTGCCCGTCGTGTACATCAGCACCGACTATGTGTTCGACGGGGGAAAAAAGACGCCTTACGTTCCGGGCGACAGCCCCCGTCCGCTCAACGTTTACGGAAAATCGAAGGAAGCCGGCGAACGCGCCACGCGCGCGGCGACATCCAAGCACTTCATCGTGCGGACCGCGTGGATGTACGGCCCCGGCGGTAATCACTTCGTTGAAAAAATCCGTCGCGCCGCCGCGGAGAAACCGCAACTCCGCGTGGTCGAGGATGAAATTGGATCGCCCACCAGCACACACGATCTGGCCTTGGCTCTCCTGGCGCTGTGCCGGACGCAAGCCTACGGCGTCTACCACGCAGTCAACGCCGGCGCGTGTTCGCGATGCGAAATGGCCCGCGAAATCGTCCGCCTGGCCAAATTGAAAACCAAAATCATCCCCTGTTCTTCCGCGGAATATCCAACGGTTGCCCAACGTCCACGGTATTCGGTCCTCGATTCCTCCGCGCTTGAACGGCAGATCGGACGCAAAATGCGCCCGTGGCAGGTTGCGCTGAAGGATTACCTGGCAAAAGTAGATTGA